Proteins from a genomic interval of Desulfofustis limnaeus:
- a CDS encoding methylenetetrahydrofolate reductase C-terminal domain-containing protein — protein sequence MITGTPKPIEEILEMVELYDKIVVAGCFGCVTVCRVGGEKEVQVLASTLRLAREAAGRPLEIREVCLERQCDPEYLEPMRPYVEDYQAVLSIACGAGIQFMAEKFNRTPLLPGINTGFLGVTERQGEWSERCQGCGDCVLHLTGGICPVTRCAKSLFHGPCGGSVGGVCEVSKEVPCGWQLIIDRLKAPDQLENYGKLKPYKGWSSARDGGPRRIIREDMV from the coding sequence ATGATAACCGGTACCCCAAAACCAATCGAAGAGATCCTGGAAATGGTCGAGTTGTACGACAAAATAGTCGTTGCCGGCTGTTTCGGCTGTGTCACCGTGTGCCGGGTCGGCGGCGAAAAGGAGGTTCAGGTGCTGGCGTCGACCCTGCGTCTGGCCCGGGAGGCGGCCGGACGACCATTGGAGATCCGGGAGGTCTGTTTGGAGCGACAATGCGATCCCGAATATCTCGAACCGATGCGTCCCTATGTGGAGGACTACCAGGCGGTGCTGTCCATCGCCTGCGGTGCCGGGATTCAGTTCATGGCTGAGAAATTCAACCGGACCCCTTTATTGCCCGGCATCAATACCGGTTTTCTCGGGGTGACCGAGCGGCAGGGCGAGTGGTCGGAGAGGTGCCAGGGTTGCGGTGATTGTGTGCTGCACCTGACCGGCGGCATCTGTCCCGTCACCCGCTGCGCCAAATCCCTGTTTCACGGGCCCTGCGGCGGCTCGGTCGGCGGGGTTTGCGAGGTGTCCAAAGAGGTGCCCTGCGGCTGGCAATTGATCATCGACCGGCTCAAGGCGCCCGACCAACTGGAAAATTACGGCAAGCTGAAACCGTACAAGGGCTGGAGCAGTGCTCGAGACGGCGGTCCGCGGCGGATTATCAGGGAGGACATGGTCTGA
- a CDS encoding hydrogenase iron-sulfur subunit, which translates to MSDFTPDVIIFACRHUAYTAADLAGSERRVYPVSVSIVMLPCTGRVEEALLLRAFENGADGVMVIGCLEGDCHFVNGNIRAKARVGRVAEILGRIGLGAERIRMYNLSAGEGATFARFAGEFVDQVQALGPSPINLVRGMQGRTITQEEAAT; encoded by the coding sequence ATGAGCGATTTTACCCCGGACGTCATCATCTTCGCCTGCCGTCACTGAGCCTACACCGCCGCCGACCTGGCAGGTTCGGAGCGTCGTGTCTACCCGGTGTCGGTCAGCATCGTCATGCTGCCGTGCACCGGCAGGGTTGAGGAGGCTCTGCTGCTCAGGGCCTTCGAGAACGGAGCCGATGGGGTGATGGTGATCGGCTGCCTCGAGGGTGATTGCCACTTCGTCAACGGCAATATCCGCGCCAAGGCCCGGGTCGGCCGGGTAGCGGAGATCCTCGGCAGGATCGGCCTGGGGGCGGAACGGATCCGTATGTACAACCTCAGCGCCGGAGAAGGGGCGACCTTTGCCCGGTTTGCCGGGGAGTTCGTCGATCAGGTACAAGCACTTGGCCCGAGTCCGATCAATCTGGTTCGGGGCATGCAGGGCCGCACGATTACCCAGGAGGAAGCTGCGACATGA